The following are encoded together in the Plasmodium malariae genome assembly, chromosome: 1 genome:
- the PmUG01_01030900 gene encoding Plasmodium exported protein (PHIST), unknown function — MNNCNIPIVVLPTSLFAISSGSESNDSKKKSSKRRRRKCKKLSFENFNLSSLPFKVLFIFGVIVVLLHNKEPFGSQVNDRSLRALGEYYGNHEGNRGPWSNEQNVNYQGQMAVPYNGEQQFRMHDPYHLENYDNNDMGNSEGPSMEVNRDFNGLQNPSLCNNTHHNMDDPNDVSNREQFERMNDDNGQHHPMEAVLVGPPGSNSNEQVLQVETNDYNGDTQYNGYNENINGDNGNDSTPREAEGYDGSEGETLTGTHDYNNVVQENQEGQNENNNNNLTPEGNDSNAGEQGNYSTYDESNAQGSNLGGGADGSTANEDIIRRGLENLYNKIDLTSREDLALKEWITKALSGNLMSKTNGENQQLNVESPNQEGNEMEEESSINEWMNKQGYGDLYNNLNLGDPNAEHMENENNERNENEHEGNVSGTNGESGESQMMPGNSNMMDFRNQQGGPGVPHMMPGNPNMMDFRNQQEGGPGVPHMIPGHPNMMDPRNQQGGGPGVPHMIPGHPNMMDPRNQQGGGPGVPHMMPGNPNMMDFRNQQEGGPGVPHMIPGHPNMMDPRNQQGGRPGVPHMMPGHPNMMNPRNQQEGGPGVPHMIPGHPNMMDPRNQQGGGRPGEPHMMDPRNQQEGGLGEPHMMPGHPNMMDPRNQQGGGRPGEPHMIPGHPNMMDPRNQQGGGPGVPHMLPGHPNMMDPRNQQGGGPGVPHMLPGHPNMMDPRNQQGGGPGVPHMLPGHPNMMDPRNQQGGGPGVPHMIPGHPNMMDPRMQGRGGRPGESCMIPGYPSNIRGQSQEEIKRQQEEDAEIIFNLRSGKKIDDDEEEEDPRKSRSETRGSTSQTTRRNRPTIIGSPHNPIRLKGHGASSSSHHTSSRRDESSHHRRSREEDYDSGSNDARRGGHRNRRQEVGHHSANGNGVLPFGCSQGELQEQLSEEELNERLKGLRENASVKEMFTLFNQVIFHERKNFVKMQEYIMDYSKYLQKTMMLPTPIRMKYWWRAHYNMTDELIKKEKSDFNDYCAFVNKGQCDKYNFLYFVKAKRASWKELRELMKSIWMEILTYKMKKHSKM, encoded by the exons ATgaataattgtaatatacCAATTGTTGTTTTACCCACGTCGTTGTTTGCCATTAGTAGTGGCAGTGAGAGTAATGATTCAAAAAAGAAATCATCAAAAAGAAGGAGAAGGAAATGCAAAAAATTGAgctttgaaaattttaatttatcttcTCTTCCTTTTAAGGTGTTGTTCATTTTTGGCGTTATAGTTGTTCTGTTACAT AATAAAGAGCCATTCGGATCTCAAGTGAATGATAGATCTTTAAGAGCATTAGGTGAATATTATGGAAATCATGAAGGTAATAGAGGTCCATGGAGTAATGAACAAAATGTGAATTATCAAGGACAAATGGCAGTGCCATATAATGGTGAACAACAGTTTAGAATGCATGATCCATATCATTTggaaaattatgataataatgatatggGAAATTCTGAAGGACCATCAATGGAAGTTAATAGAGATTTTAATGGATTACAGAACCCATCATTATGTAATAACACTCATCATAATATGGATGATCCTAATGACGTATCCAATAGAGAACAATTTGAAAGAATGAATGATGATAATGGTCAACATCATCCCATGGAAGCAGTATTAGTAGGACCGCCAGGAAGTAATTCTAATGAGCAGGTTCTTCAAGTTGAAACAAATGATTATAACGGTGATACACAATATAACggatataatgaaaatattaatgggGATAATGGAAATGATTCAACACCAAGGGAAGCTGAAGGTTATGACGGTTCAGAGGGTGAAACTTTAACAGGAACTcatgattataataatgtcgTACAGGAAAATCAAGAGGGAcagaatgaaaataataataacaatttgACGCCTGAAGGTAATGATTCGAATGCAGGTGAACAAGGAAATTATTCTACATATGATGAATCAAATGCACAAGGATCTAATTTAGGGGGGGGTGCAGATGGAAGTACTGCAAATGAAGATATCATAAGAAGGGGattagaaaatttatataataaaattgattTAACATCGCGAGAAGATTTAGCTTTAAAGGAATGGATTACTAAAGCATTAAGTGGAAATCTTATGAGTAAAACAAATGGAGAAAATCAGCAATTAAATGTAGAATCACCAAATCAAGAAGGTAACGAAATGGAAGAAGAAAGTTCAATTAACGAGTGGATGAACAAACAAGGTTATGGAGatttatataacaatttAAACCTAGGTGATCCAAATGCTGAACATATGGAAAATGAGAATAatgaaagaaatgaaaatgaacATGAAGGTAATGTTAGTGGAACTAATGGGGAATCAGGTGAATCACAAATGATGCCTGGAAATTCAAACATGATGGATTTTAGGAATCAACAAGGAGGACCAGGTGTACCACATATGATGCCTGGAAATCCAAACATGATGGATTTTAGGAATCAACAAGAAGGAGGACCAGGTGTACCACATATGATACCAGGTCATCCTAATATGATGGATCCTAGGAATCAACAAGGAGGAGGACCAGGTGTACCACATATGATACCAGGTCATCCTAATATGATGGATCCTAGGAATCAACAAGGAGGAGGACCAGGTGTACCACATATGATGCCTGGAAATCCAAACATGATGGATTTTAGGAATCAACAAGAAGGAGGACCAGGTGTACCACATATGATACCAGGTCATCCTAATATGATGGATCCTAGGAATCAACAAGGAGGAAGACCAGGTGTACCTCATATGATGCCAGGTCATCCTAATATGATGAATCCTAGGAATCAACAAGAAGGAGGACCAGGTGTACCACATATGATACCAGGTCATCCTAATATGATGGATCCTAGGAATCAACAAGGAGGAGGAAGGCCTGGTGAACCACATATGATGGATCCTAGGAATCAACAAGAAGGAGGACTAGGTGAACCACATATGATGCCAGGTCATCCTAATATGATGGATCCTAGGAATCAACAAGGAGGAGGAAGGCCAGGTGAACCACATATGATACCAGGTCATCCTAATATGATGGATCCTAGGAATCAACAAGGAGGAGGACCAGGTGTACCACATATGTTACCAGGTCATCCTAATATGATGGATCCTAGGAATCAACAAGGAGGAGGACCAGGTGTACCACATATGTTACCAGGTCATCCTAATATGATGGATCCTAGGAATCAACAAGGAGGAGGACCAGGTGTACCACATATGTTACCAGGTCATCCTAATATGATGGATCCTAGGAATCAACAAGGAGGAGGACCAGGTGTACCACATATGATACCAGGTCATCCTAATATGATGGATCCTAGGATGCAAGGAAGAGGGGGAAGACCTGGTGAATCTTGTATGATTCCAGGTTATCCAAGTAACATAAGGGGCCAAAGCCAGGAAGAAATTAAAAGACAGCAGGAAGAAGACGccgaaattatttttaatttaaggAGTGGAAAAAAGATAGATGATGATGAGGAAGAGGAAGATCCCCGCAAAAGTAGAAGTGAAACAAGAGGAAGTACAAGTCAGACTACTAGAAGAAACAGACCAACAATTATTGGAAGTCCACATAATCCTATTAGACTTAAAGGACATGGTGCTTCTTCCAGTAGCCATCATACGAGCTCAAGAAGAGATGAATCCTCACATCACCGTAGATCAAGGGAAGAAGATTATGATTCTGGAAGTAATGATGCTAGAAGAGGTGGCCACAGAAATAGAAGACAAGAAGTAGGACATCATTCAGCTAATGGAAATGGAGTTTTACCATTTGGTTGTTCTCAAGGTGAGTTACAAGAACAATTAAGCGAAGAAGAATTAAATGAAAGACTAAAAGGCTTAAGAGAAAATGCATCTGTTAAAGAAATGTTTACTTTATTTAATCAGGTTATTTTTCATGagagaaaaaattttgttaaaatgcaagaatatataatggaCTATTCTAAGTATTTACAAAAAACAATGATGTTACCAACACCTATTAGAATGAAATATTGGTGGAGAGCTCATTACAATATGACCGATGAACTtataaagaaggaaaaatCAGACTTTAATGATTATTGTGCTTTTGTAAACAAAGGACAATGCGacaaatataactttttatattttgttaaagcAAAGAGAGCATCATGGAAAGAGCTTAGAGAATTAATGAAAAGTATATGGATGGAAATTTTAacatacaaaatgaaaaaacatagtaaaatgtaa
- the PmUG01_01031000 gene encoding Plasmodium exported protein, unknown function: protein MYLFYINLFIYTLFLSILQLLNNRKLYLKNNRSLSERDYNINKDKQVKERPPYSDSDVLESDGELEQNIKTYLHSEDEGHLTNVNTNFNGTKNSIRGVNTANDKNKVLSKVLSDIKNCDDCNYEEIKKYIKENVDEKHVEKLTSLVDELQNSKKEQKNVKIILASQMNNIRKKMRKNIVLFLILTPVIALLSSVHLFTVTVPEIIKAYTSTVLARIYVIFDPCQRTYVVSVL from the exons atgtatttattttatattaatctttttatatatactttattcCTTTCGATTTTACAATTATTGAATAAT aggaaattatatttaaaaaataatagatcTTTATCAGAACGTGattacaatattaataaagataAGCAGGTAAAAGAAAGACCACCTTATAGTGATAGTGATGTATTAGAATCAGATGGTGAAttagaacaaaatataaaaacatatttacatagTGAAGATGAAGGACATTTAACAAACGTTAATACTAACTTTAATGGAACTAAAAATTCAATAAGAGGAGTTAATACTgctaatgataaaaataaagtattaaGTAAAGTTTTATCAGACATTAAGAATTGCGATGATTGTAATTAtgaggaaataaaaaaatatataaaagaaaatgttgATGAAAAGCATGTTGAAAAATTAACTTCGTTAGTAGATGAACTGCAAAATTCTaagaaagaacaaaaaaatgtgaaGATTATATTGGCAAGccaaatgaataatattaggAAAAAAATGCGGAAGAATATCGTgctttttcttatattaacCCCAGTCATAGCACTTCTATCTTCTGTACATTTGTTTACAGTAACGGTAccagaaattataaaagctTATACTTCGACTGTACTTGCACGTATCTACGTAATATTTGATCCTTGTCAAAGAACATATGTTGTATctgttttataa